The following is a genomic window from Fusarium verticillioides 7600 chromosome 5, whole genome shotgun sequence.
CAGCGTTCTGATAGCTATGGCGTTCAATAAGTCACTGAAACTGTCCAATAGGGCCAAGGCTGGAGGTCAAACAGGGAGTGAGGGTTCGAGTCCATACGATGATGTTCCTTGTCGGGTAGATGAGAAAGGCTGGTCCAATGGGCGTGTGATGAGCCTGGTCTCCAATGACACCGCCCGAATCGAGCAGGCTTTGGCAGCTTTCCACCTTTCATGGCTTTCCCTCTATCAGCTCATATTAACAGTCGGACTCTTGGTTTACAACCTGGGCTGGACAGCTCTACCAGGAGCAGCCACTCTCATCTTTGGTCTCGCTGCAGTGACATACGCGACGAGACCGCTGGTAGCAAGCCGGAATCGCATCAACATAGTCACTGACCAGCGAGTCACACTTACGCAAGAGATTCTCCAGAGTATTCGTGTCGTGAAGTACTTTGGCTGGGAGGGATTCTTTCAAAGCCGACTTGGAAACATCAGAGCGTCTGAGACTCGAGCCTTGCGTATCATGCACCTGATCAGGTGCGCTGTAGGAACCCTCGCTCAGTTTCTACCTGTTCTTGCCATCATGATCACGTTCATTGTGTACGCGGTGGTGAATGGCAGTCTTGATCCAGCGGTTGTCTTCTCGTCATTAGCGATGCTGTACCTGCTCCGCGTACCGACCAACTGGCTCCCCGTATCCTTGAGCCTTGCTGCCGACGCAGTCCAATCGATCAAGAGGATCGAGTACTTTCTTCTCGCGGAAGAAGTACAAGCGCATACCGTTCCAGATGCCAGCCTTGCTCCAGCTGTCAAACTCAGCAATGCATCTTTCACGTGGGAGAGCCCACCAGCAAACGAGGAGGGTGTGGCtaaagagaacaagaaccgCCTGTCGAGAGCTATAAGAAGACATCGAGCAGGGcttgaaaagaaggaagccgAAACTTCAGATACAGAAATCCGCCCAGTCCGGGATAGGGACGTGCCGTTCTCGCTGAACGATATTTCCTTAGAATGTGAGAAAGGCGAgctcatcggcatcatcggaGGTGTTGGATCTGGCAAGACGTCCCTTCTTAGCGCTCTCGCGGGAGATATGAGGCAGACGGGTGGCATTTTGCAGTTTGCCGCTGACAGGGCTTATTGCCCACAGTATGCTTGGATTCAAAACGCCAGTGTGCGAGACAACATCACCTTCGGGAAGCCTTTCAATCAGAAGCTTTATTCCGATGTGGTACACGCCTGTGCTTTATTACCGGACTTTGAACTCCTTCCACATGGCGATATGACAGAAATTGGTGAGAGAGGTGTGACTCTGTCAGGGGGGCAAAAGCAacgcatcaacatcgcccGCGCGATATACTCTGACGCTGGCATCGTGATACTCGACGATCCACTCTCTGCGGTAGATGCGCATGTAGGTACACATATCTTTAACGAGGCCATCTGCGGTTTGCTCAAGGATAAATGCCGGTTCCTAGCAACTCAccaccttcatctcctgTCCCGGCTTGACAGAATCATCTGGATGGTCGACGGACGTATTGAGGCCATGAGCACCTATGAGGAATTGATTAAATCTCACCCTGCCTTCGCTAGCCTGGTCGCCGCTGGAGGACATCAGCAAAAGGAGGCTAATAGCActgaagacaagaagggtGATTCCGTGGGCCCCAACAACACAACGACGAAAGCCGAGGTTTTGATGCAGGAAGAGGCCAAGATTGTTGATAGCGTTCCCTTCTCCGTATATGTTTCGTGGTTGCGGGCTTCTGGCTCCCTGTGGAATGGCCTTGCCATGGTGGTTGGACAGCTCCTTTTCCGAGCGTCAAGCATTCTGGGAGGCTTATGGCTTTCATGGTGGGTGGACAACAAGTACGGCCTTACCCGTGGTCAGAATGTAGGAGTTTCTCCCTCCAATATCATGAAACTTGAGCAGATCCACTGACGAGCACAAACCAGATCGGCATATACGCCGGCCTGAGTCTCGCTCAATGCGTTCTAGtgttctcgtcttctctcATCACCTGCTTGGTATGTATCAAATCGAGCCAGGTCATGTCGAACAATGCGCTCTGGCAGACTCTCAGGGCACCCATGTCTTTCTTCGACACCACCCCTCTTGGTCGTATCATATATCGCTTTACAAGAGACATTGATGCGCTGGACAACAACCTGGTCGTTGCTGTGCAGCAACTCCTAATCAACGTAGCAGCGCTTCTGGGCTCCTATGTTCTCATCGTTGCCTACTTCTACTATGTAAGTTATCTTTCACCGCTTCTTTTTCCTATAATCAAGCTGATGAATAGCAGTTTGCCATCGCGTTAGTGTTTGGCGCGACAGCACTCTGGTGGTGTATCTCTTATTACAGGAGCAGTGCGCGGGAGCTGAGGCGACACCAACTGATACTCGATGGTGTGGTCTTTGCTCGTCTCAATGAAGCTCTTATTGGGGCTGCTTGTATACGGGCCTATGATCGGGAGCTGCAGTTCGTCAAATTGGTCCATGAAGCCATCGATGACATGGACAGTGCCAACTTTCTGACATTCGCCAGCCACAATTGGCTATCTGTTCGGCTCGACAACATTGGCATCCTACTGAACTTGGTCACTGGTATTCTCGTGGTCACTAACGCACTACCTGTTGCTCTTAGTATCTCGGGTCTGCTTCTGACTTACAGTATGTCCATGGTTGGCATGATGCAGGTCGTGGTTAAGTATCTGATCGAGGTCAACAACTCCATGTCGAATACAGAACGTCTGTTTCAGTACACAAACTCTCTGCACCAGGAAGCTTCTCTCGATGGCGCCAGCGTGCGTCCTTCTTGGCCGGAGCACGGAGCCATAGAGTACGAGGCCGTTCAGATGCGCTACCGCCCTGGTCTTCCGCTGGTGGTCGATAACTTCTGCCTCAGGATCGCTGGGGGTGAGAGACTCGGGATCGTTGGCCGCACCGGTGCTGGAAAAAGCACCATTCTGTCAACCCTCTTCAGACTGACAGAGATTTCTGGCGGGCGCATTACCATCGATGGTGTCGACATAGGCCAGATTGGTCTTCACCGGCTCCGAAGCGCTTTGGCGATCATTCCACAAGATCCCACTCTCTTCCAGGGCACTATCCGCTCGAATTTAGACCCTTTCAACAAGCACACAGATACTGAGCTATGGCATGCTCTCCGCAAGGCGCATCTCCTCCCAGACAGCGAAAAGCCACTCGCAATACCTGAGGGAGAAGCCCTGACAAGCAGTGTCATGGAGGGGGAGGACCCGGACAATACTGACTCTGGCAAACCTCGAGAGACGCGCGTGACACTTGACACAGCCGTCGAAGCCGAAggcctcaacttctccctTGGGCAGCGGCAGCTGATTGCGCTTGCTCGAGCGCTTCTTCGTAATACGCGTATTGTGCTGGTGGACGAGGGGACGAGCAGTGTTGATCCTGAGACCGATGCACTCGTGCAAGAGACACTGGCGACTGGTCTAGAAGGGAAGACTCTGATTGCTATTGCGCATCGTCTTCGTACCGTGATTCAGTACGACCGAGTGTGTGTTATGGATAAGGGTAAGATTGTTGAGCTGGGGGCGCCATTGGAGTTGTGGGAACAAGGGGGCATTTTCAGGGCTATGTGTGATAGTAATGGTATTACTCGGGAGATGTTCACGAGTGTCTAGTTAGCACAGGCAGCATGTAAAAGATATTCAAACCATGAATATGTACCAGAATATATCTTGACATCACCTTGTGCTTTGAAGATGGTGTCCACTTTCTCTCCGAGGGAACTATCAGCCGATCTCCCTTACAACTTTATATATGGGCTTCTTTACAACAAGCCTCACTTGTTATACGAAAAAGGTTTGGGGAATATGACAGTGTGGTATTTTACAAATCTACTGCCCAAGATTAATAAGTCAAGTTACATTTCTTCTCCGGAGATCGCTCGGGTTCCTGGGATGCACCTGGATAAGCACTGTCCGCCAAGGCGATGTCGTGTGAGGCCCCTTCACGATAGATCTCGATTTATAGGCAAAACTCGTTCTTTTCAAGGCAAACGATTCCTTCGTCTCCATCGAAATGGGTCAGAGGCGGCTTGTGCTCGCTCAGTTCCCACAATTCAATCGCCGCGATGAAATCATCGAGTGAAGGATATGATTTCATATGAATGACATCACAGTTACCTCTTCACCACTACAAATAAGGGACTTTCTAGGAACAAATACCTTAGTTTCTCTGCATCGCAATCTTTACTACGTTCTCATCATAACAAATCAcacaaactcatcttctACTTCGTCACAAACAAATTCGCACTTCAAAATGACCAACTACGAGcagatcgccaaggaggccgagatgGACCTCAACACCTACCAGGCCAAGACCGGCAACGCTCGTCCTCAAGACATCGAGGGCGCTGGTGTTAACCCCCATGCTGAGAACAAGTTTGAGAGTGCTCAGGTTGAGTTTGGCGATGAGCTGAGCACAAACGCTGGCTACAACAAGCGCATCCCCCCCAGCGAGGGTGGCATCGTCGACGACAAGGGCCGGtaagcatcatcaaccaaaagCATCACTTTCAATTTCTAACTTTTCCAGACAAGCCCGTGGTCAGCACTACGAGGGTGAGGGCGGCCctctcgacaagctcgccaaggCCAACGACGAGCGCGGCGGCTACAATGACAACGATGTTGTCGGCGCCAACGTCACCAAGACTTCCGGCCTCGGGGCCGCTGACGATCTCGCCTCCAAGGGCCAGGAAGCTCAGCGCGCAAACGTAGGCCGCAACCCTCCCGGCCCCGGTGGCTCTCAGTACAAGGGCGAGGACTACTACCAGCCCGAGAGTGTTCCTGACAGCATCTCTGCTGAGGGTAACATTGCTCCCGACAGTGTGATTGAGTCTAGCCGAGAAGCTGAGCGGCCTTGAGCGACACAAAAAATGGAATGGAAATGGTACGGATGGGTTAATAGCGGGCGCTTGTATGATATGATATGTTCATAATTTGAACCGCCATGATTTACGACCTCAATATTTGTGCTCCTGTCGCATCGTGATCGTTGTATAAGTTAGGTGAAGCTTCGGTGAATAAAATAGCCCCCACTGTGGCTCCCGCTAGAGCCGCTATAATTTTAAGCATGATCCACGTCATGAGGCCTTGGCCTTATCTCGTGACCAACCGCTAAATGTGAAACTTCGACGACTTCCTATCAGTAACATTgcaacaacctcaacctctcctcAGGACGTGATGTCGTGTgtgctctcaaggctgataCAAGAGTGCTAACCATCGCCGCCATGTCCGGTATCTCACCGTCTGCCTCTGGATTGCTCCCTATGCCAGGCGCGCCTTCGTCATCTTGGGCTGCGTACAAAGCGAGAGCTGCAGCTATCATGGGCCATCATGATACGAAGGTGATCGTAGCCTTTTGGCTTTTTGGTACGACTTCGCCCTAgatctcttcagcttgtaGCTAACAGTCGCGTCAGGCCTCATCAATAACGTGCTCTACGTGATCATCCTCTCCGCCGCCCAAGATCTCGTCGGTTCCATCCCCAAAGGCGTCGTCCTCCTCGCCGATGTCGTTCCCTCGTTCCTCACCAAGTTGATCGCACCGTACTTCATCCACCGAATACCGTATCGTATGCgagtcctcatcttcataGCGCTGTCCGTCGTTGGCATGCTCATGGTTGCTTTGACACCACGCACGCAGTCCGTCGCCATCAAACTCGTCGGTGTAGTCCTGGCGAGTGTAAGCGCTGGCGGCGGTGAGTTgagcttccttggcttgACACACTTCTACGGCCCGATGAGCCTCGCCGGCTGGGGATCTGGGACTGGTGCTGCGGGTTTGGTCGGTGCAGGTCTCTACGTGATGTTTACGGACTGGTGGGGATTGAGCGTGCGTAGCAGTTTGCTAATCTCGGCGTGTTTCCCTGCGATCATGTTCATCAGCTTCTTTGTGATATTGCCGCTTGGACCTCTGAGAGAGGGCACGACTCGGAAAGACTACGATGCGATCCCggatctcgaggatgaggacgtGAACCACATGGATCAAGGAACTGCTTCGTCGGCGCTCTTGGCTCCTGGGCCTGGAGTCGCGTCGACTGCATACTCTGCACATAACACGCAAGACACACTCACGATGCGAGACAGGTTGAAGAAAGTGAAGGTGTTGTTTGTCCCATATATGCTGCCGCTGCTACTGGTGTACGTGGCCGAGTATACAATCAACCAAGGCGTTGCTCCAACATTGTTATTCCCCCTGGACGAATCGCCATTTGACGAGTTTCGGGATTTCTACCCTATGTATGGATTTCTCTATCAACTCGGCGTCTTTATCTCCCGATCTTCTACGCCATTTATACGTATCCACCATTTATACCTCCCCTCGATGCTGCAAGTCGCAaaccttgtccttctcaCATTCCACGCCGTATACTTCTTCCTACCATCAGTCTACATCGTCTTTATCATAATATTCTGGGAAGGTTTGCTAGGGGGAGGTGTCTACGTCAACTGCTTCGCcgagatcatggagaacgTGCCGCCGGAGGATAGAGAATTTAGCCTCGGGGCAACAACTGTGAGCGACAGCGGTGGAATCTCTATCGCCGGACTTATTAGTATCGTGATGGAGACCAAGCTTTGTAATTATCAAGTGGCGCACGGAAGGGATTGGTGCCGTCGTATTTCTGCACAGGGTCATTGATTGTTGGGTTCGTCTGGCGTTTTTGAGCGTTGGGTAGAGCGAGTTCGTAGATATCGGTCGGCATTTGATTTAGAAATTCTGCTACATTCATTACGTGTCTGGCGACGTTCATCGCTTCGTTGACGTGGGCTCGACGCGTAACCTGGAGAAACATGCGTAATAAGCGAATACATTTTTCTCCATCCGTGTCATGGTCACTGTCGATAAGCGATATCCCATCTGGCCCCGTGCAAGCAGACAGAGTTCTCAACAGACTCTGTTCTCGAACGATTCAGGGGCTTCAGGATAAGTTTTTATACTAAAAGGGCTCCCCCAGTAATACTGTCACTGTCAGCTTACAGCAGTGAACAGCTTGCAGAAAGTGGGCAAGCTACAGGGAGCCATGACCAATGAATCGGAAACAGTCCCGGGACGTCCCTTGCAAGGCGGCGTTAAATTACGAAAGATGGGCAAATTAAAAATCTGGATCTTTTGTCGCGACGGGGCGGGGCATTTTTCTGTCTAGCGGTCACGGGCGATAGACTTTTTGAAGAAGGTTAATATTCTTATTCTAAATCAGAAAAAAGTTACGTCTCGTAAAAAGGCTATACACTTCACCAATGATAGGCGTCTGCATGAGTTACATTAGATCTGATTGGAATCAATGCATCGGGCGGGCTAGGAGTTTCCATGTTTGGATCGTGGCCCGGCAGATGGGCTGACGGGAAGACCGGCGCGAGACTTGATTGACACCGGAGAATAGAGCATTATCTTGTTCAGGTCAAGAAATATCACGCGATGTCTGCTACGTTGCTCGTTGCTCGTTGCTCCTTTATACGAAGTTGAGGTGCAGAGATACGACCTCGCCAAGAGAAGCATAAGCACATCAACGGATAACGGCTTAGTGCTGACCGGCTTGGCAAGTTTCATCCTTGTGAGGTCGTTGATCAAAATAATGCTGTACATCCAGTAGTACATGCTACGTGGTAGTTGATGGCTTAAGGGTTCACTGAGTCACAGACAGATAGACTCAGAGGGAGGATGAGACCAAACATGGCCGTTCAAATGCTGTTAATTCCCGTCGGGAATCGTTCCAGGTTggggctgaggaggagggccGAGTCGGTGGAGTCTGGAGATAAAGTAAAATCCATGAATGTTATCAGTGACATGTCGTTTGTCCAGGTTCATTCGGCCACCCGTGCGTTTGTTTGTCTGTTGTATGAACCCAAGTCGATatacaacaccaagaataGCTCGTTTATCTACAAAACTTCAACAGTTGTAGAAAGTACCACGATCCTCCAAGACATGCATATTCAAGGGactgtcttgtctctcatGTAAATCCTCTCTGTCTCAGCCCTTCAGCAGGGAGATCAGGCCTAAATACCTCCCAGCGCCGCCAAACATCGATAATCTTTGCAAGGGGGTATAACCTCATTCCTCTCAACGGTAAGGGTTCTCTGCTGAACAAACCATGACCTCGGGCATTGTCCTTGGAGGAATTCAACGCGAGGGGCGATTTTTTATGGCCTCTATTCAAAATtacaagccaagccaaatTTCCGCCTAGCGAGACGTTGCAGATAAGCTATTGTTTGATTGGTTGGATCACGACATGGATGACCATGCAAGCGGCTCCTCGACGAGGGAATGCCATTCAATGAGTTGATCGAGATGCATTCTGCAGGGGGGAGAGAATATAAGAGTTGTAGAATATTGGTGATTCTTTCGAAATGTTACACCTTTCCGTCACCAGTGAGATGCAAGCCTTATAAACTCAATTCTCCAACCTTTAGTAGGTTAACCAACTGGCTTGTTACATTGGATTATAATGTGATGACGCACTCTAGTAGAGAATAAAGGGGGACTCTGTGCAGACTCCCAGATCTAAGCTTACCTCACTAACAGCCACAGGAACAGAGCCTAGTGGCTGACTATACTGTTTAAAGGGGCTGGCATGAATTGAACAAGATGACCTCTCCAACCTTGACAGTAAcagacaagagagaaaaaaaaggagaCAATTTTCGAGTCCAAGCCCCCTGATTCACTTGGCATTGGATTGGCTCCCGCAAAAAGTGAGTTGATCCTTTGAGTGTGTCCCGCCACTTGGACTCAGCCCCTCCCCGAAAACACGTTTAAAGCCCCCATGATCCATCCATTAGCGCAAACACCCGCTAATTGTCACCCCCTGTAACCTACAACCTACCTACGCCCGGGCCTTCATCTTCCCGCCCCCATAACTCGCTTCCctcacctccagctcctcctccttctcatccatccCCCCGATCCACCCCTGTCCGctttttatttaatttaatcCCACCTAAAGgccattctctctctcactgTTTCCCCCCTGCTCATTTTCAGGCCTTATCAGAAACCGGGTTCCTCTTTTTTTACTCagcttctctctctcttccccttgcctttcttccttcttcaccattcgtctttctttcttctttaACCTCCCGTAATTCTTTTATTTTCCGTCGCGTGCGCTGAGAGGTTCGAGATTCTGGTTCTGGGTTTCTGCTTTCTTGTGTCCTTGTCGGCACCTTTCACTCACTCAACTCAATTCTCCCTGAACCTAAACGTCCTTTTGACTTTTATATTTCGACACCCGTCGAGATCCACGCGCTGAGAGCGTTGAAACTTGCCCACGATGTTTGGACAAGTGCGCACGAACCGGTCGACGGTCCTTATGGCCGGCACCGTTATTTTCCTGGTCGCTTTTGTTAGCCTGGCCTACAACCATCTCGACAAGTGGGAGCCTCCCGCTGACGTGTAAGTTGACTTGCGTAATCTAATCTCCGCGAAGACCGAAAAACTGACGAATTCGCTGTAGCGCTACCGACACCGAGACATCTATCATTGGTGATACCCACGacgagcccaagaagacTGAGCCCGAGCAACCCGAGCAGCACGGCGCCATGTCGAAACCCGACCACCCTTCCAACGCCTCCACCGAGCTCGGCGACTACTACTTCAACTACATCATGAAGGCCCGCATCAGCCCTGCCGACAAGAAGTACGCCCCCTACGGCGCTTTCCCCATGGAGCTCCCCGCCGAGCCCAAGTGGACTGAGATGATTGGCGAGGACCTCTGCATTATCGATCTTGACAACCGGCCTTTCGATGAGCCCGGCCAGATCTTCTCCCCCGGTCTGATGAGCTGGGACCGCGCTGATGAGACCCACGGTCTGTCCCTCGGTGTCCTGAACCACTGGCTCTATGGTGCGTACAAATCCTACCCGAGTCACCTTTCTGTATCACTAACCCCTCAATAGCCAAGAACCACGGTTACAAGTACTACTACGTTGACATCACCGATCCCTTTGAGGATCGCCGCAActcatggaagaagccccCGATTCTGtccaagatcctcaagaagcacaaggcCTGCATCTTCCTTGACTCCGATGCCGTCTTCCACCACCTCGACCTGCCCTTTGAGTGGCTCATGAACTACTGGCAGCTCCACCCCGATACCAACTCTCTCGCCCTTGCCTACGACCCTCACcacaagaacaacatggaCAAGTTCGACAAGGTCTACCTCAACACCGGCTTCATTGTTCTCCAGAACAACGAGAAGACCTTTGAAATCCTCAAGGAGTGGGAGGACTGCCCCAACGAGGGTGGCAAGCACCCTGACTGTGTCGAGTTCCGAAAGAACCGCCCCGGAAAGCCCACCGACCAGGGTGGCTTCGGTACCTACATCCGCTACGACTAccccaaggacatcaaggatCTCCCCTGCACTGAGGCCAACGGTTTCCCCGAGAGTCGATCTGGCTGCGACGGAAAGTTCATCAAGCACCTCTGGACCGGCAAGAAGGACCACATCAAGGTGGTCATCGGCCAGCAGGTCCCCGGTGCTCTACTGGAGATGTTTCACAAACAGTTCATGGacgagaagccaaagttcttcatctccgaGCGAGACCTGATGGCGCAGAAGGATTAAATAAGTAATGAAAATGCTTTAATGAGACCGAGTACTAGAAAAGGCGGACATGATACGGACGGCTTTTGAAATcatcttttttttaataattttACTGTAAAACTTATACCATCCGGGAGAGAGGTATAGGCAAATacctcttctcctccctctgaAATTGGAGGGTTACTTGAAATGGTGTTCATGGGAGTGTCAAGGGTTTTTTTAAACAAATGGCCTGAAATCGGAAACAATTTTTTGTATGTTTGTTCAATGTGCATGAGAAAGAAAGCTAGTCATGATCTCAGTATGAATAATAGGGATAGCATGGGTTTTGACGTTGATCATACAGTTCAGGTTGCGTGATGTGATGACTTTGGTGATGCTTTCCCTGTCTAGACGAATCAGCTTTTGAATGTGATGCAATTGAGTTTAGGGTCAGGAAGGGAACAAAGTTGGTTTCAAGTGACCGAAAATGAAATGCGAATCTCTTGGATCTATATAGGGTATGTTTTTGCCATAGACTGAGCAGAGGTTCAGAGGTATATTGCCAAAGGCCAGCAACCAGCCAgagctcttctccaagtcaaATCGTTAAGCGAGTGGCGAGATTGAGACCCAAATGACAGATGAGACGATCTATTTGTAAATGGCCGGCGAAATGGTTGGGTGAGGTATCTGAACTATCCATTCAAGCCATAGACACTTCTGGAGGCTGATACACATTCACCCTCAGAAATCTTCGTTCGAAGACAAACCTGACTATCGATCGTATTTTTGTCTCTGCTCTTCATTATTATCATGTCCTACTTAGCTACTGTACGAGAAATCTTGTTCGGTAAGTGTATGGATGCGTGCTCTTCCAAGAAAGATATTCTTCCGCCGAGTTTGTTACCTGTGACTATCAGATAGTGCTTCCTAACTTTGACGACGGCCAACTGCCGGGCAGTTCTATATC
Proteins encoded in this region:
- a CDS encoding protein BTN1, with product MSGISPSASGLLPMPGAPSSSWAAYKARAAAIMGHHDTKVIVAFWLFGLINNVLYVIILSAAQDLVGSIPKGVVLLADVVPSFLTKLIAPYFIHRIPYRMRVLIFIALSVVGMLMVALTPRTQSVAIKLVGVVLASVSAGGGELSFLGLTHFYGPMSLAGWGSGTGAAGLVGAGLYVMFTDWWGLSVRSSLLISACFPAIMFISFFVILPLGPLREGTTRKDYDAIPDLEDEDVNHMDQGTASSALLAPGPGVASTAYSAHNTQDTLTMRDRLKKVKVLFVPYMLPLLLVYVAEYTINQGVAPTLLFPLDESPFDEFRDFYPMYGFLYQLGVFISRSSTPFIRIHHLYLPSMLQVANLVLLTFHAVYFFLPSVYIVFIIIFWEGLLGGGVYVNCFAEIMENVPPEDREFSLGATTVSDSGGISIAGLISIVMETKLCNYQVAHGRDWCRRISAQGH